The [Clostridium] celerecrescens 18A genomic sequence GCAATGTTCATCCCGGTTTTGATCCTGCCCATCGCAGGTATTTTAATCGCTGTGGGAAACTTATTTACCAATGCAAAATTGCTGGAGCTTCTGCCCTTTATGGACAATCCGGTGACAAAGGGCTTTGGCACCATTTTGTCTGGTTCCCTGGTTTCGATCCTGAATAACCTGGGACTGATCTTCTGTGTGGGACTTGCGGCGGGCCTTGCCAATAAGAAGAAATATGAGGCTGGTTTTACCGGCCTTTTGGGATTTCTGGTATTCATTAACGCCATGAACAAATTCATGACTCTGACAGGGATCCTGTTTACAGGGGAATCTTTAAGGGGAACGGGTCAGGCCATGGTGCTGGGCGTACAGATCCTGGACATGGGCGTGTTCCTGGGAATTATTCTGGGAATCGTAACGGCTATGGTCCATAACCGGTTTTGTGAAACAGAATTTCAAAACGCGTTCCAGATTTACGGAGGTTCCAGGTTTGTATTCATCGTATTGATTCCAGTGACCGTTTTACTGGCTGTGCTCCTTACTTATGTATGGCCCTTTGTCCAGATGGGAATCACCAGCCTTGGAGGGTTCATTAATCGTTCCGGAAACTTCGGGATCTTTATGTACGGTGCTCTGGAACGACTTTTAATACCAACAGGCCTTCACCATCTGGTCTATACCCCGTTTTTATATACCTCTCTTGGAGGCATTGAAACCATTGGGGGACAGGTGTTTGAAGGTGCAAGGAATATTTATTATGCAGAAATCGCAGACCCTTCCATTCAGGTACTGTCCCGGTCAGTGATATGGGATGCAAGAGGTATTTCCAAGATGTTCGGCCTTATGGGTGCCTGTCTTGCCATGTATCATACGGCCAGACCGGAAAACCGCAATAAGATAAAAGCCATTCTGATTCCTGCTGCATTTACTTCTTTCATCGCAGGTGTTACAGAACCAATTGAATTTTCCTTTATGTTCGTGGCTCCGGTCCTGTTTATTGTTCATGCGGGTTTAAGCGGACTCAGCATGGTGGTTCTTAATATATTGAATGTACGTGCCATCGGTCCCAACGGCTTCCTGGATTTTCTGCTTTTCAATGTGCCTTTGGGAATTCATAAAACCGGATGGCCCATGTACATCGTCACAGGCCTTATATTTTTTGTAGTCTATTATGCCATATTCCGCCTTCTCATTACAAAGCTGAATTTAAAGACTCTGGGGCGGGAAACAGAAGGAATGGAAATGAAGCTTCATACGAAGGCGGAGTATAAGGAAAAGGTGGCTTCTGAAAAAGAGGGAAAAGACGCCGATGATGTGGATGCCCCACTGATTATAAAAGCCCTGGGCGGTGCAGGCAATATTGAAAAAGTAGATAACTGCTTCACCCGTCTTCGCCTGATCCTTACAGATCCGGACCTGGTACTGGAGGATGTATTGAAAAACGGCACCGGAGCCAATGGTGTGGTGAAAAAGGGCAATAACGTTCAGGTAATCTATGGTTTAAAGGTAACTGCCGTAAGAAGAGCTGTTGATGAGGAGCTGGGAAATGGCGAGAGTAACTAACTGATAAACCAGACATAGCAAGGAGGTAAAATAAAGTGAAAAAATTCTCAATCGTAATCGCAGGAGGCGGGAGTACTTACACGCCAGGCATTGTAATGATGCTGATGGATAACCTGCATCGTTTTCCCATACGTTCTTTAAAGCTTTACGACAATGACGGAGAGCGCCAGGAAACCCTGGCAAAGGCCATAGGCATCGTAATGAAGGAAATAGCACCGGAGGTGGAGTTTTCCTATACAACGGATCCTAAGGAAGCCTTTACTGATGTGGATTTCTGCATGGCTCATATCCGGGTGGGCAAATATGCCATGCGGGAGCTGGATGAAAAGATTCCAATGAAATACCATGTGGTAGGACAGGAGACCTGCGGTCCCGGTGGAATCGCATATGGGATGAGAAGCATTGGCGGTATGATGGAGTTAATTGATTTTATGGAAAAATATTCTCCGGACTGCTGGATGCTTAATTACTCTAATCCTGCTTCTATCGTGGCGGAGGCCTGCCGTGTATTAAAGCCTAATTCCAAGGTATTAAATATCTGCGACATGCCGGTGGGAACCAAGAGACGTATGGGATACATTGTAGGCAGGGATCCTAAAGATATGGATGTGAAATATTTTGGACTGAACCATTTTGGCTGGTGGACCAGCGTAAAGGATAAGGATGGGACAGACCTGATGCCGCAGCTTTTGGATTATGTGTCTAAAAACGGTTATCTGACAGAAAAGGCTGTGGAGACTCAGCATATGGATGAAAGCTGGCAGCTGACCCATAAAAAGGCGGCAGATTTATTAAAGCTGGAACCAGATTTTCTCCCCAATACGTATTTAAAATACTACCTTTACCCGGATTATGTGGTGGAACACACCGATCCCAACCATACCAGAGCCAATGAGGTAATGGAGGGAAGAGAAAAAGAAGTGTTTAGTGCCGCAAAAGCCATCATTCAGGCAGGGACTGCAAAAGGCGGAGAGTTCTCCATAGACAATCACGCTTCCTTTATAGTGGATCTGGCCTGCGCGATTGGGTTCAATACCCGCGAGCAGATGCTCTGCATCGTGGAAAATAAGGGTGCTATCTCTAATTTTGACCCTACTGCCATGGTAGAAGTTCCTTGCCTGGTAGGTAATGAAGGACCGGAGCCATTGTGCCAGGGAAACATTCCAACCTTTGAAAAAGGCATGATGGAAGAGCAGCTCGCAGTGGAACGTCTGGTGGTAGAGGCCTGGACCGAAGGAAGCTATTTAAAGCTGTGGCAGGCCCTGACCTTATCAAAGACAGTACCAAGCGCCTCTGTTGCAAAACAGATTTTAGATGATCTGATAGTAGCCAATAAAAAATATTGGCCGGAATTGAAGTAAGATTTTCGCAAATATATAAATAAAAAAGCTCTTAGCGAGACTTTCGCCTCGTCCTTTTGATAGGACGGGGCTGTTTTTTTGTTTATTTTAACATTGCATTCCATCAATACGCAACAATGAAGTTGGTTGAAGTAAAATGAAAGGGAAGAAAGTAAAAATATATGAAAGTATATTATTGACAAATAGAGAAAATGTGATAATATTAAAATGAGATATGAAACTAAACAAAAACAAATAGAAAGGAA encodes the following:
- a CDS encoding PTS transporter subunit EIIC, with translation MKDKVMDQLQRFSKAMFIPVLILPIAGILIAVGNLFTNAKLLELLPFMDNPVTKGFGTILSGSLVSILNNLGLIFCVGLAAGLANKKKYEAGFTGLLGFLVFINAMNKFMTLTGILFTGESLRGTGQAMVLGVQILDMGVFLGIILGIVTAMVHNRFCETEFQNAFQIYGGSRFVFIVLIPVTVLLAVLLTYVWPFVQMGITSLGGFINRSGNFGIFMYGALERLLIPTGLHHLVYTPFLYTSLGGIETIGGQVFEGARNIYYAEIADPSIQVLSRSVIWDARGISKMFGLMGACLAMYHTARPENRNKIKAILIPAAFTSFIAGVTEPIEFSFMFVAPVLFIVHAGLSGLSMVVLNILNVRAIGPNGFLDFLLFNVPLGIHKTGWPMYIVTGLIFFVVYYAIFRLLITKLNLKTLGRETEGMEMKLHTKAEYKEKVASEKEGKDADDVDAPLIIKALGGAGNIEKVDNCFTRLRLILTDPDLVLEDVLKNGTGANGVVKKGNNVQVIYGLKVTAVRRAVDEELGNGESN
- a CDS encoding 6-phospho-alpha-glucosidase; amino-acid sequence: MKKFSIVIAGGGSTYTPGIVMMLMDNLHRFPIRSLKLYDNDGERQETLAKAIGIVMKEIAPEVEFSYTTDPKEAFTDVDFCMAHIRVGKYAMRELDEKIPMKYHVVGQETCGPGGIAYGMRSIGGMMELIDFMEKYSPDCWMLNYSNPASIVAEACRVLKPNSKVLNICDMPVGTKRRMGYIVGRDPKDMDVKYFGLNHFGWWTSVKDKDGTDLMPQLLDYVSKNGYLTEKAVETQHMDESWQLTHKKAADLLKLEPDFLPNTYLKYYLYPDYVVEHTDPNHTRANEVMEGREKEVFSAAKAIIQAGTAKGGEFSIDNHASFIVDLACAIGFNTREQMLCIVENKGAISNFDPTAMVEVPCLVGNEGPEPLCQGNIPTFEKGMMEEQLAVERLVVEAWTEGSYLKLWQALTLSKTVPSASVAKQILDDLIVANKKYWPELK